The following are encoded together in the Platichthys flesus chromosome 9, fPlaFle2.1, whole genome shotgun sequence genome:
- the ndnf gene encoding protein NDNF — translation MRQCKGWSAVLLVLLGLGVVAQKLPTRDEGLFQMQIRDKTLFHDSSVIPDGAEISGYLFRDTPKRYYFVVEEDNTPLSVTVTPCDAPLEWKLTLQELPEEASGEGSGEPEPLDQQKQQVTVEEGTELFTYKGNDVESYVATSTPSGLYQLDLLSTEKDSNFKVYATTTPESDQPYPELPYDPRVDVTALGRTTVTLAWKPTPTSSLMGQPVQYCVVINKEHNFKSMCAAEAKISSDDAFMPAPKPGRDFSPFDFMHFGFVPSDNGFGKDRGLTSNKISRAYTAKPKTSDIQKLCIGNKNIFTVSDLKPDTQYYFDVFAVNSATNTSTAYVGTFARTKEEARQKTVELKDGKVSDVFIKRKGSKFLRFAPVSSHQRFTLFVHTCLDAVQVQVRRDGKLLLSQNVEGVRQFQLRGKPKAKYLIRLRGSRKGASTLKVLASTKPSSKQPFPSLPEDTRIKAFDKLRTCSSVTVAWLGTQDRNKFCIYRKEVADNYGEEQRRREQNQCAGPETRRKSEKVLCKYFHSPNLQKAVTTETITGLEPGKTYLLDVYVVGHSGHSVKYQSKLVKTRKYC, via the exons ATGAGACAGTGTAAAGGTTGGAGTGCGGTCCTGCTGGTGCTGTTGGGGCTGGGGGTTGTGGCCCAGAAGCTACCCACGAGAGATGAAGGCCTCTTCCAGATGCAGATCAGAGACAAGACGCTGTTCCATGACTCCTCTGTCATCCCGGACGGAGCTGAGATCAGTGGCTACCTCTTCAGGGACACACCTAAAAG GTACTACTTTGTGGTGGAGGAAGACAACACACCCCTGTCTGTGACCGTGACACCTTGTGATGCTCCTCTGGAGTGGAAACTCACTCTGCAGGAGCTGCCAGAAGAGGCCAGTGGAGAGGGATCAG gagaGCCTGAACCCCTTGACCAGCAGAAACAGCAGGTGACCGTAGAAGAAGGGACGGAGCTCTTCACCTACAAGGGTAACGATGTGGAGTCCTACGTGGCCACCAGTACGCCCTCTGGCCTCTACCAACTGGATCTGCTgtccacagagaaagacagcaaCTTCAAGGTGTACGCCACCACAACTCCAGAGTCTGACCAGCCGTACCCGGAGCTGCCCTACGACCCCCGTGTGGATGTGACTGCTCTGGGCCGTACCACTGTCACCCTGGCCTGGAAGCCTACACCTACAAGCTCACTGATGGGCCAGCCTGTCCAGTATTGTGTAGTAATCAACAAGGAGCACAATTTCAAGAGCATGTGCGCTGCTGAAGCTAAGATCAGCTCTGACGATGCCTTCATGCCGGCTCCGAAGCCTGGGAGAGACTTTAGCCCATTTGACTTTATGCACTTTGGCTTTGTTCCCTCTGACAACGGTTTTGGCAAAGATCGAGGCCTCACAAGTAACAAGATCTCCCGGGCGTACACAGCGAAGCCCAAAACATCAGACATTCAGAAGTTGTGCATtggcaataaaaacattttcactgtgtcCGATCTGAAACCAGACACACAGTACTACTTTGATGTGTTTGCCGTGAATTCTGCCACCAACACCAGCACAGCATACGTGGGTACTTTTGCCCGCACTAAAGAGGAAGCTCGTCAGAAGACAGTGGAGCTGAAAGACGGCAAAGTATCGGACGTTTTCATCAAGAGAAAAGGCAGTAAGTTTCTGCGCTTTGCTCCGGTGTCTTCCCATCAGAGGTTCACTTTGTTTGTCCACACATGTCTGGACGCTGTGCAGGTGCAGGTGAGACGTGACGGAAAGTTGCTTCTCTCCCAGAACGTGGAGGGGGTACGGCAGTTTCAATTGCGGGGAAAACCAAAAGCCAAGTATCTGATCCGTTTGAGAGGCAGCAGGAAAGGAGCCTCCACTTTGAAGGTACTCGCCAGTACGAAACCCAGCAGCAAGCAGCCTTTCCCTTCACTTCCAGAGGATACACGCATCAAGGCCTTTGACAAGCTGCGCACCTGCTCCTCCGTCACCGTGGCCTGGCTGGGCACGCAGGACCGCAATAAATTCTGCATTTACCGCAAAGAGGTGGCTGATAATTACGGCGAGGAGCAGAGACGCCGGGAACAAAACCAATGTGCCGGGCCAGAGACCCGCAGGAAGTCAGAGAAGGTCCTGTGCAAGTACTTCCACAGCCCAAACCTGCAGAAAGCTGTGACTACAGAGACCATCACTGGTTTGGAGCCAGGCAAGACCTACCTGCTGGACGTTTACGTGGTGGGACACAGTGGCCACTCAGTGAAGTACCAGAGCAAACTGGTGAAAACAAGGAAATACTGCTAA